The genomic interval GCTTACAAAGCTCTTGGAAATACACAAACTATTGCAGATATGACTGCTGATGAAGATTCCACACTTGGACTTAATCGCTTGCCTCATATTGCATTTACACGGCAGGTTTGGAAAAATCTTCCTTTATCCTGCGATGATTCAGAGTGGCTAGATAACACTATCAATTCTTCATCTGCACCTGTAGCTAGTGTGTATCAGCGTTTATTAGAAGCAGGATTTACGAAAAGAGAAATAACCCTGATCATGAGGGAGTCCCTACTTGGATTCTTGTTTAATATTTGTTATTTGCTAGATGACAATATGCTTGACAACTTAGGTGATGAGCTAAAGGGAGTAGGTTGGGGAATATATGAAACTCATCTTGATAGAAAGGGTAATCGTTATCCAGGACAAGAAATAGGATGCTTACATGAATTCTCTCGATACTTTGATTTAGATGCTCCAGATAGTGCATCTTATCTGGACGAAACTGTAGTTAGAAGACAGCAATCGCGTAAGGAAACATAGCGTAAAAAGGTGAATCATTGAAAACAGAGTTGTTTAACTGTTTCAATTAACAGCTTTTCCGATCGAAGTTGGATTTAGGAGGGAAAACGACGCCTTCTGTGCAATCGTTTCAGAAAGATCAATTTGCTTCAGTACGACTAGATTTTCCTGAATAAACATATCTCTGACGAATGTGCTTGCGCCTGTGTTAAAGCCACTTTCGTAAAACACTTCCCGAATTCCCGCAGAGATAATGAGTTTTAGACAAAACAGACAAGGCTCCAGGGTGACGTAGATGCTGCCACCATCGGTTGAAATCCCATGTTTGGCTGCCTGGGCGATCGCGTTTGCCTCGGCGTGAACTGCGCGTGAAGGCAAATCCCGTCGAGCATCACAGCTATCTAAACCTGGGTAGCAATAACCCTGAGCGGTACAATGAGCCGAGCCTGAGGGTGGTCCATTGTAACCAGTCGCGAGAATTTGCTTGTTCTTGACAATCACCGCGCCGACTGGAAATGCTAAACAAGTAGAACGAGT from Kovacikia minuta CCNUW1 carries:
- a CDS encoding deoxycytidylate deaminase encodes the protein MAQPECNQRPSWDEYFLMIAKLAATRSTCLAFPVGAVIVKNKQILATGYNGPPSGSAHCTAQGYCYPGLDSCDARRDLPSRAVHAEANAIAQAAKHGISTDGGSIYVTLEPCLFCLKLIISAGIREVFYESGFNTGASTFVRDMFIQENLVVLKQIDLSETIAQKASFSLLNPTSIGKAVN